One Candidatus Thermoplasmatota archaeon DNA segment encodes these proteins:
- a CDS encoding 4Fe-4S binding protein, which translates to MPAHVTIENCDGCGACTEVCPVNAITVNGHAKVNNDECVECGACTEACPNGAISLE; encoded by the coding sequence ATGCCTGCTCACGTAACTATAGAAAACTGTGACGGCTGTGGCGCTTGTACCGAAGTTTGTCCTGTAAACGCAATAACAGTTAATGGACATGCAAAAGTTAATAATGACGAATGTGTGGAATGCGGTGCCTGCACTGAGGCCTGTCCTAACGGTGCAATTTCGCTTGAGTGA